A stretch of Mesorhizobium sp. M2A.F.Ca.ET.046.03.2.1 DNA encodes these proteins:
- a CDS encoding redoxin domain-containing protein: protein MSARIDLIPLQPGDRAPNVVLDAITQEGKIALDDFRGQKPVLVGLFRGLHCAFCRRHIAAQARLDPELREKGVGSLTVVNTPIERARLYFRYHPMPNLLAASDPERASHRAFGLPNLEFTQDETNWPYKVSMAAAKDMRVNIPGELPGPMDPFAASEFLDNKDHYEVTEADEQMMATGHGQLIGQFLLDRQGIVRWSFTEVPEGGRYMFAAPSPRELMSAVSQVAQ from the coding sequence ATGTCAGCGCGCATTGACTTGATACCGCTTCAACCAGGCGATCGTGCGCCGAACGTGGTACTCGACGCTATAACCCAGGAAGGCAAGATCGCGCTCGACGATTTTCGCGGACAAAAACCGGTCTTGGTCGGCCTTTTCCGAGGTCTGCATTGCGCGTTCTGCCGGCGCCATATCGCCGCCCAGGCGCGGCTTGATCCGGAGCTGCGCGAAAAGGGCGTGGGAAGCCTGACGGTGGTCAACACGCCGATCGAGCGGGCACGTCTCTATTTCCGTTACCACCCGATGCCGAATCTGCTTGCGGCTTCCGACCCCGAACGCGCTTCGCATCGTGCCTTTGGACTGCCCAATCTCGAATTCACCCAAGACGAGACCAACTGGCCGTACAAGGTCTCGATGGCAGCGGCAAAGGATATGCGGGTCAACATACCAGGCGAGTTGCCCGGTCCCATGGATCCTTTTGCGGCCAGCGAGTTTCTCGACAATAAAGACCACTACGAAGTGACCGAAGCCGACGAGCAGATGATGGCGACGGGACACGGACAACTGATCGGCCAGTTCCTACTGGACCGGCAGGGGATCGTCCGCTGGAGCTTCACGGAAGTTCCGGAGGGTGGGCGATACATGTTCGCGGCACCAAGCCCGCGGGAGCTGATGTCAGCCGTGTCCCAAGTCGCCCAATAG